A region from the Branchiostoma lanceolatum isolate klBraLanc5 chromosome 2, klBraLanc5.hap2, whole genome shotgun sequence genome encodes:
- the LOC136428756 gene encoding XK-related protein 6-like: MFQHTCKNMASGRVNANTRSPSNRPETPEPHSCAGLKARYDCFLVWLYEEEFTYIDALFVIVGIVTFLADIVSDVVLAVTNYFLQGYYGWFAMTITFVLLPSIVLQLCSIRWYLQDRSRVPESEKAGVLSCVWRGLLHFLQLGTMWRCVQALVYGFRSRRDHQSWYHLWLAEWTDVCLLRMFEAFLESAPQLVLQLYIMQVRGQGDVITGMV, from the exons ATGTTCCAACACACCTGTAAGAACATGGCGTCAGGGCGGGTAAATGCGAACACCAGGTCTCCATCCAACCGTCCAGAAACGCCCGAGCCGCACAGCTGTGCTGGTTTAAAAGCTCGCTATGACTGCTTCCTCGTCTGGTTGTACGAGGAAGAGTTTACCTACATCGACGCCTTGTTTGTTATCGTGGGGATAGTCACTTTCCTGGCCGACATCGTCTCTGATGTGGTTCTGGCGGTGACGAACTACTTCCTACAAGGCTACTACGGTTGGTTCGCGATGACAATAACGTTCGTTCTGCTCCCTTCCATCGTCCTTCAGCTGTGCAGCATACGGTGGTATCTACAGGACAGAAGCAGGGTTCCTGAGTCGGAGAAAGCTGGGGTTCTCTCCTGTGTGTGGAGGGGGCTGCTGCATTTTCTACAGTTGGGAACAATGTGGAG ATGTGTCCAGGCGCTAGTGTACGGGTTCCGGAGCCGGAGAGACCACCAGTCTTGGTACCACCTGTGGCTGGCGGAGTGGACGGACGTGTGCCTGCTCAGGATGTTCGAGGCCTTCCTGGAGTCCGCTCCACAACTGGTACTCCAGCTGTACATCatgcaggtcaggggtcagggggATGTCATCACAGGTATGGTATGA
- the LOC136428755 gene encoding osteopetrosis-associated transmembrane protein 1-like, which yields MGATFRGKVSLVLCLFLLILLVCKYGLAEELERNDIKTSSEDGDGEYEFDRLPGEEFSSQEMEQTTPVPEDDTVWSSHQYQIDQDNQTTTQSTQNITIYASTTVVPSPIIDSHCEKLLRKLGEKASRFTHCSILHARPLGLCSGCMYEYLAFMRVFDNITKEKDPTGDQSCAEVLLASDMTQIVVKTHQFIQSLWEASTCEQCFDIGPEVNGTLNYRLSNNTLHFQEMANKTLLCFAQHTNKTGSVSDVCTACKEPYDELNNLYNSLKDTAKLCVDIVDSMNSTRYTWSHRFQCLKHEQDTVAVAAIAIGLCILPVFFYIGSKINVEKIEKKLLKPKRFRPLDAASVFQ from the coding sequence ATGGGTGCAACATTTAGAGGGAAAGTGTCTCTTGTCTTGTGCCTCTTCTTGTTAATTCTATTAGTCTGTAAGTATGGCTTAGCGGAAGAGTTGGAGAGAAACGATATCAAGACCAGCAGTGAGGATGGCGACGGTGAGTACGAATTCGACCGACTTCCGGGTGAAGAATTTTCTTCTCAGGAGATGGAACAAACAACACCTGTCCCAGAAGACGACACGGTTTGGTCATCTCATCAGTACCAGATTGATCAAGACAACCAAACAACGACTCAAAGTACCCAAAACATCACGATTTACGCATCAACGACTGTTGTCCCAAGTCCAATCATTGACAGCCACTGTGAGAAACTGTTGAGAAAGTTGGGAGAAAAAGCCTCGCGTTTCACCCACTGCTCGATACTTCACGCCAGACCACTGGGCCTGTGTAGCGGCTGTATGTACGAATACTTGGCCTTCATGAGGGTTTTTGATAACATCACTAAGGAGAAAGACCCCACTGGTGACCAGAGTTGTGCAGAAGTACTCCTTGCATCAGACATGACTCAGATAGTAGTAAAGACTCACCAGTTCATCCAGTCACTGTGGGAGGCCTCAACATGCGAACAGTGTTTCGACATTGGACCTGAAGTGAACGGCACTTTGAACTACAGGCTCTCCAACAACACGCTACACTTCCAGGAGATGGCCAATAAGACCTTGCTCTGCTTCGCTCAGCACACCAATAAGACGGGCAGTGTTTCCGACGTCTGCACCGCCTGCAAGGAACCTTACGATGAACTGAACAACTTGTACAACTCACTGAAGGACACAGCTAAGCTATGTGTGGACATTGTCGACTCTATGAACTCAACAAGGTACACCTGGAGCCACCGGTTTCAATGTTTGAAACATGAGCAGGACACGGTAGCAGTGGCAGCCATTGCAATCGGGTTGTGCATTCTGCCTGTGTTTTTCTACATAGGCAGTAAGATCAACGTGgagaaaattgaaaagaaactgCTGAAACCAAAGAGGTTCCGTCCTCTTGACGCAGCCAGTGTATTCCAGTAA